From the Ferrigenium kumadai genome, one window contains:
- a CDS encoding DNA internalization-related competence protein ComEC/Rec2 gives MATFAISFAFGIWLLQQQAVLPDFAWAWLLAASPLVLFVPRRNVTARMIHALLIAAFAGGIGFYYSAWQAGQRLAISLPDEWQGRDIVVSGVIADLPRAHERGLSFTFDVERTLTPQAVVPPHILLSTYQDDKTPPLILHAGERWHFTVRLKQPHGTANPSGFDFEAWALERGIRAVGYVHNSKKLVAGHPKGDNVRLDELAEGFGYRLETWREAVRDKFAATLGSAPYSGVLTALAVGDQHSIPPDQWQVFTRTGVNHLMSISGLHITMLASLAFAVVCWLWRRSMRLTLWLPARKVAALAALLTAFSYALLSGFAVPAQRTVYMVGAVAAALWLNRNFSLGQLLSIALIGVLIPDPWAVLSAGFWLSFGAVALILLVTAHRVRPPHWLSQYATVQWAMTVGLTPLLLALFQQVSLVSPLANALAIPLVSLIVVPLTLLGAALPIEMPLWLAHIAMDGTMHFLEWLNALPQAVWTQHAPPAWTIAAAMLGVFWLLLPRGFPARWLGAPLMLPMFLNAPEPPPPGMLRLIVFDVGQGLAVAAQTNDHALLYDTGPDFSGEADSGNRILVPALRAAGIAKLDGLMLSHDDLDHTGGTASVMQAIPIGWISAPMNPNHALLQQTTDARPCQDGLRWDWDGVRFEVLHPEPGGTGSKPHDNDQSCVLRISAGRQHILLAGDIEKETEQRLLRLHADQLATSLLVVPHHGSKSSSGHDFIAATLPDYAVFTVGYRNRFGHPRKEVLQRYTDTGAQLLRSDEDGAILVEMDTRGIKVERYRKTHARYWQHHPGEGV, from the coding sequence ATGGCTACTTTCGCCATCTCCTTCGCGTTCGGCATCTGGCTGCTGCAACAGCAGGCAGTGCTGCCGGATTTTGCCTGGGCATGGCTGCTGGCCGCTTCTCCGCTCGTCCTGTTCGTGCCGCGCCGAAACGTCACCGCACGGATGATCCATGCCCTGCTGATCGCGGCCTTCGCCGGCGGGATCGGTTTCTACTACTCGGCTTGGCAAGCCGGACAACGCCTGGCTATTAGCCTGCCGGACGAATGGCAAGGGCGCGACATCGTGGTGAGCGGCGTCATCGCCGACTTGCCGCGCGCCCATGAGCGAGGACTGAGCTTCACCTTCGATGTCGAACGCACGCTCACGCCGCAAGCCGTCGTGCCGCCGCATATCCTTCTCAGCACCTATCAGGACGACAAGACACCGCCACTGATCCTGCATGCCGGCGAACGCTGGCACTTCACCGTGCGCCTCAAGCAACCGCACGGCACGGCGAACCCGTCGGGTTTCGATTTCGAGGCATGGGCACTGGAACGAGGCATTCGCGCGGTTGGCTATGTGCACAACTCCAAAAAGCTTGTGGCCGGGCACCCGAAGGGCGACAACGTGCGGCTCGACGAGTTGGCGGAAGGATTTGGCTATCGCCTCGAGACCTGGCGCGAAGCGGTGCGCGACAAATTCGCAGCCACGTTGGGCAGCGCGCCCTATTCCGGCGTGCTGACCGCGCTGGCCGTCGGCGACCAGCACAGTATCCCGCCCGATCAATGGCAGGTATTCACCCGCACCGGGGTGAACCACCTGATGTCCATCTCCGGCCTGCACATCACCATGCTCGCCAGCCTTGCCTTCGCCGTCGTTTGCTGGCTGTGGCGGCGCAGCATGCGGCTGACCCTGTGGCTGCCCGCACGCAAGGTCGCGGCATTGGCCGCACTGCTCACCGCCTTCTCCTATGCGCTATTATCCGGCTTCGCCGTCCCCGCCCAACGCACCGTGTACATGGTCGGCGCAGTCGCCGCCGCGCTGTGGCTGAACCGCAACTTCTCGCTCGGGCAGTTGCTCTCCATCGCGCTGATCGGCGTTCTCATTCCCGATCCCTGGGCAGTGCTATCGGCCGGTTTCTGGCTGTCGTTCGGCGCGGTTGCGCTCATCCTCCTCGTGACGGCACACCGTGTCCGCCCGCCGCACTGGCTGTCGCAATACGCTACGGTGCAATGGGCCATGACCGTCGGCCTCACCCCGCTGCTGCTCGCACTGTTCCAGCAGGTATCTCTGGTCTCGCCCCTGGCCAACGCGCTCGCTATCCCGCTGGTAAGCCTGATCGTCGTGCCGCTCACCCTGCTCGGCGCAGCGCTGCCCATTGAAATGCCGTTATGGCTGGCACACATCGCGATGGACGGCACGATGCATTTTCTCGAATGGCTCAATGCCCTGCCGCAAGCGGTGTGGACGCAACACGCGCCGCCGGCTTGGACCATCGCCGCAGCCATGCTGGGCGTATTCTGGCTGCTGCTGCCGCGAGGCTTTCCGGCGCGCTGGCTGGGTGCGCCCCTGATGCTGCCGATGTTCCTCAATGCCCCCGAGCCGCCCCCGCCCGGCATGTTGCGCCTGATCGTGTTCGACGTCGGACAGGGACTCGCCGTCGCCGCCCAGACAAACGACCACGCGCTGCTGTATGACACCGGCCCGGATTTCAGCGGCGAAGCCGACAGCGGGAACCGCATATTGGTCCCAGCCCTGCGAGCGGCAGGCATAGCCAAACTGGACGGCCTGATGCTTAGCCACGACGACCTCGACCACACAGGCGGCACGGCTTCCGTCATGCAGGCCATACCAATCGGCTGGATCTCCGCCCCCATGAACCCGAACCATGCGCTGTTGCAACAAACAACGGATGCCCGGCCTTGCCAGGACGGCCTGCGCTGGGATTGGGACGGGGTGAGGTTCGAGGTGCTGCACCCGGAGCCCGGCGGAACCGGCTCGAAGCCTCACGACAACGACCAGAGCTGCGTGCTGCGCATCAGCGCCGGCCGTCAACACATCCTGCTGGCGGGGGATATTGAGAAAGAAACCGAACAACGACTGCTCAGGCTGCATGCCGACCAGCTTGCTACCAGTCTGCTGGTCGTGCCCCACCACGGCAGCAAGAGTTCATCCGGTCACGATTTCATCGCGGCCACGCTGCCCGACTACGCGGTATTCACCGTCGGCTACCGCAACCGCTTCGGCCATCCCCGGAAAGAAGTGCTGCAACGCTACACCGATACCGGCGCGCAACTGCTGCGCTCGGACGAGGACGGAGCGATCTTGGTCGAGATGGATACACGGGGAATCAAGGTAGAACGCTACCGCAAGACTCACGCGAGATACTGGCAGCACCATCCCGGCGAGGGGGTATGA
- a CDS encoding YqjK family protein — MNRQLFAVMQRRGELLAKIDAQREQVAQIGARWQAPLALADQGMGALHLLISRPVVVASVVALVVWRRRSLTGLAKTGWKLWKGYRSLSALSARLSSRQSGS; from the coding sequence ATGAATAGGCAATTGTTCGCCGTGATGCAACGTCGCGGCGAGCTGCTGGCGAAGATCGATGCGCAACGCGAGCAGGTTGCCCAGATCGGCGCTCGATGGCAGGCGCCGCTGGCGCTGGCCGATCAGGGAATGGGAGCGTTGCATTTGTTGATCTCCAGGCCGGTGGTGGTCGCCAGTGTGGTTGCGTTGGTGGTATGGCGGAGGCGCAGCCTGACGGGGTTGGCAAAAACCGGCTGGAAATTGTGGAAGGGATATCGCTCGCTATCGGCGCTTTCAGCAAGGCTGTCGTCACGGCAATCCGGATCCTGA
- a CDS encoding phage holin family protein — translation MQETGAGLLGSAKRLLCTLTSIVSTRLELLANELQEERLRLTQMLFFALAALFCFGMGILLLTVFIVVLFWDDHRLAVVGGLTVLFFASGTVMAMLLRSRAKAKPKLFSASLSELAKDRAHLGANHE, via the coding sequence ATGCAGGAGACCGGTGCAGGTCTGCTGGGGTCAGCCAAGCGGTTGTTGTGCACGCTGACTTCGATCGTTTCGACGCGGCTTGAACTGCTGGCGAACGAGTTGCAGGAAGAGCGTCTGCGGCTGACGCAGATGCTCTTTTTTGCTTTGGCCGCCTTGTTCTGCTTCGGCATGGGCATACTGCTGCTCACCGTATTCATCGTGGTGCTGTTCTGGGACGATCACCGCCTCGCGGTAGTCGGGGGGCTCACTGTGCTCTTTTTTGCATCGGGTACGGTGATGGCGATGCTGCTGCGCAGCAGGGCGAAGGCCAAACCCAAGCTGTTCTCCGCCAGCCTCAGTGAACTGGCCAAGGATAGAGCCCATCTGGGGGCGAACCATGAATAG
- a CDS encoding DUF883 family protein, which produces MSTKLAGVEGEVSKERLMQDLRVIVADAEELLRATAGQAGDKVASARERIQESLDVARERLASAEQAVVEKTRLAAKATDEYVHENPWKSIGIAAGAGLLIGMLISRSR; this is translated from the coding sequence ATGAGCACAAAATTGGCAGGCGTGGAAGGTGAAGTCAGCAAGGAAAGACTCATGCAGGATTTGCGCGTGATAGTGGCGGATGCTGAGGAGTTGTTGCGCGCAACGGCCGGTCAGGCTGGCGACAAGGTCGCCTCGGCGCGCGAGCGCATCCAGGAAAGTCTGGATGTCGCCAGGGAGCGTCTCGCTTCCGCTGAACAAGCGGTGGTCGAGAAGACCAGGCTGGCGGCCAAGGCGACCGACGAGTATGTGCACGAGAATCCGTGGAAGTCCATCGGCATCGCAGCCGGGGCGGGCCTGCTTATCGGCATGCTGATCTCGCGTAGCCGCTAA
- a CDS encoding ABC transporter ATP-binding protein encodes MTDLLEVRNLDVSFGDQADAPRAVDGVSFTLKPGEKFALVGESGSGKSVTALSLLRLVANARSSGEVLFEGEDLVSASERRLRGIRGKDIAMIFQEPMTALNPLMRIGEQIVEVLSLHEGMDYTAARARGIELLGHTGITEPERRFSSYPHELSGGQRQRAMIAMALACRPKLLIADEPTTALDVTIRTQIMDLLDGLQREYGMAILLITHDLNLVRRFADRVGVMQSGRLVELAETGQLFASPQHPYTQRLLDSRPRKMVRPLSAEQEAASDLLRGDSLRVEFSYPVGWFRKKTFTAVDDVSLTLKRGETLGIVGESGSGKSTLAMALLVLQSLAQGDCFFDGQPMPRVPSAKLRALRARMQVVFQDPFASLSPRMTIEQIVGEGLALHHPGMPVSERRWRIAQTLQEVGMGAEVLVRYPHEFSGGQRQRIAIARALILEPQLVVLDEPTSALDASVQKQVLELLAGLQARHGMSYLLISHDLEVIAAMSHRIAVMQAGRIVEQGPAETIINSPHHDYTRQLLSSVSPQD; translated from the coding sequence ATGACCGACTTACTTGAAGTCCGCAATCTTGATGTCAGTTTCGGCGATCAGGCTGATGCGCCACGCGCCGTCGACGGCGTTTCGTTCACGCTGAAACCGGGCGAGAAGTTCGCCCTGGTCGGCGAATCGGGTTCGGGCAAGAGCGTCACGGCGCTCTCGTTGCTGCGGCTGGTCGCCAACGCGCGCTCCAGCGGCGAAGTGCTGTTCGAGGGCGAGGATCTGGTGAGTGCCAGCGAACGGCGGCTGCGCGGCATACGCGGCAAGGACATCGCGATGATCTTCCAGGAGCCGATGACTGCGCTGAATCCGCTGATGCGCATCGGCGAGCAGATCGTCGAAGTGCTCTCGCTGCACGAGGGGATGGACTACACCGCCGCGCGGGCGCGCGGCATCGAATTGCTCGGCCACACCGGCATCACCGAGCCGGAGCGGCGTTTCTCAAGTTACCCGCACGAGCTCTCCGGCGGCCAGCGGCAGCGTGCCATGATCGCCATGGCGCTGGCCTGCCGCCCGAAACTGCTGATCGCCGACGAGCCGACGACCGCGCTGGACGTGACCATCCGCACCCAGATCATGGATCTGCTCGATGGGTTGCAGCGCGAATACGGCATGGCCATCCTGCTCATCACCCACGACCTCAACCTGGTGCGCCGCTTCGCCGACCGGGTCGGTGTGATGCAGTCCGGGCGCCTGGTCGAACTGGCGGAGACCGGACAATTGTTCGCCTCGCCACAGCATCCCTATACCCAACGGCTGCTCGATAGTCGCCCAAGGAAGATGGTGCGGCCGCTTTCGGCAGAACAGGAGGCCGCATCCGATCTTCTGCGCGGCGACAGTCTGCGAGTCGAATTCTCCTATCCGGTCGGCTGGTTCAGGAAAAAGACATTCACCGCGGTCGACGACGTCAGCTTGACCCTGAAACGCGGCGAAACGCTGGGTATCGTCGGCGAATCCGGTTCCGGCAAGTCGACACTGGCGATGGCTTTGCTGGTCTTGCAGTCGCTCGCCCAAGGCGACTGTTTCTTCGACGGGCAACCCATGCCGCGCGTACCATCGGCAAAGTTGCGCGCACTTCGAGCCCGCATGCAGGTGGTGTTTCAGGACCCCTTCGCCAGCCTGTCGCCGCGCATGACCATCGAACAGATCGTCGGGGAGGGCTTGGCGCTGCACCATCCCGGCATGCCGGTTTCCGAGCGCCGCTGGCGCATTGCGCAGACGCTGCAGGAAGTGGGGATGGGGGCTGAGGTGCTGGTGCGTTATCCGCATGAATTCTCCGGCGGCCAGCGCCAGCGTATCGCGATCGCGCGCGCCCTCATCCTCGAGCCGCAACTGGTCGTGCTCGACGAGCCGACCAGTGCGCTCGACGCCTCGGTGCAAAAGCAGGTGCTGGAACTGCTTGCCGGCCTGCAGGCCCGGCACGGCATGAGTTATCTCCTGATCAGCCACGACCTCGAAGTGATCGCCGCCATGTCGCACCGTATCGCCGTGATGCAGGCCGGTCGCATCGTCGAACAAGGGCCGGCCGAAACCATCATCAACTCTCCGCATCACGACTACACCCGTCAGTTGCTGTCCAGCGTTTCTCCGCAAGACTGA
- a CDS encoding ABC transporter permease, translating to MKPDLPALSPNQQRWRRFRRNRLGYASLLIFSALFVLSLFAEVLSNDRPLVASYEGELYFPLWNDYPESTFGGDFPTPADYLDPFIREQFSRPGNWAVYPPNPYRYDTLNYFATRPNPAPPSSENWLGTDDRGRDVLARSLYGFRVSVLFGMALTIIGVVLGVLAGAIQGYFGGRVDLYLQRFSEIWGSLPELYLLLIFASLFQPSISLLLILLSLFGWLALADYVRAEFLRNRQLDYVRAARALGLGNRQIMWRHILPNSLTPVITFLPFRMSVAITALTSLDFLGLGVPPSTPSLGELLAQGKDNLDAWWIGLAAFVVLFVTLLLLVFIGEALRDAFDPRKSGSVR from the coding sequence TTGAAACCCGACCTACCGGCGCTGTCGCCAAACCAGCAGCGCTGGCGGCGTTTCCGCCGGAACCGCCTGGGTTATGCCAGCCTGCTGATCTTCTCCGCGCTGTTCGTGCTCAGCCTGTTCGCCGAGGTGCTGTCCAATGATCGCCCGCTGGTCGCCTCCTACGAGGGCGAACTGTATTTCCCGCTGTGGAATGATTACCCGGAAAGCACGTTCGGCGGCGACTTCCCGACACCCGCCGATTACCTCGATCCCTTCATTCGCGAGCAGTTTTCCCGTCCCGGCAACTGGGCGGTCTATCCGCCGAACCCGTACCGTTACGACACGCTCAATTATTTCGCGACACGGCCCAATCCGGCTCCGCCCAGCTCGGAGAATTGGCTGGGCACGGATGATCGCGGGCGCGACGTGCTGGCGCGCTCTCTCTATGGCTTCCGCGTGTCGGTGCTGTTCGGCATGGCGCTGACCATCATCGGCGTGGTGTTGGGCGTATTGGCCGGCGCCATCCAGGGCTACTTCGGCGGGCGCGTCGATCTTTACCTGCAGCGCTTCAGCGAGATATGGGGGTCATTGCCCGAGCTTTATTTGCTGCTCATCTTCGCTTCCTTGTTCCAGCCCAGCATCTCCCTGCTGCTCATCCTGCTTTCGCTGTTCGGCTGGCTGGCGCTGGCCGACTACGTGCGTGCCGAGTTCCTGCGCAACCGCCAGCTCGACTACGTGCGTGCGGCGCGCGCACTCGGGCTGGGCAACCGCCAGATCATGTGGCGGCACATCCTGCCGAACAGCCTGACGCCGGTCATCACCTTCCTGCCGTTCCGCATGAGCGTCGCCATCACCGCGCTGACCAGCCTCGACTTCCTCGGTCTCGGCGTGCCGCCCTCGACCCCCAGCCTGGGCGAGTTGCTGGCGCAGGGCAAGGACAATCTCGATGCCTGGTGGATAGGACTCGCCGCGTTCGTCGTGCTGTTCGTCACGCTGCTGTTGCTGGTGTTCATTGGCGAAGCGCTGCGCGACGCATTCGACCCGCGCAAATCGGGGAGCGTGAGATGA
- a CDS encoding microcin C ABC transporter permease YejB: MIHYVAKRLLLMIPTLLGILLLTFTVIQFVPGGPVEQMVSELRGKGHGSQEAGGGGQSFYRGQQGIDAERMAEIKALYGFDKPAPERFWIMLKGFATFDLGTSFFHQKSVWELIKEKMPVSISLGLWTLVITYLVSVPVGIAKAVREGSRFDTATSFLILSGYAIPSFVLGVVLLVLFGGGSFLQWFPLRGLTSDNWEQLSLVGKVTDYLWHITLPVFAEVVGAFAVITMLTKNTFIEEIRKQYVLTARAKGLPERAVLYRHIFRNALLPLLTGFPAAFIGAFFTGSLLIETLFSLDGLGLLSYNAIMQRDYPVVMGMLFIFTLAGLFAKLVSDVSYVLADPRVKFEGVGQ; the protein is encoded by the coding sequence ATGATCCATTACGTGGCCAAGCGCCTGCTGCTGATGATCCCCACCTTGCTGGGCATCCTCCTGCTGACCTTCACCGTCATCCAGTTCGTTCCCGGCGGGCCGGTCGAGCAGATGGTCAGCGAGTTGCGCGGCAAGGGGCACGGCAGCCAGGAGGCGGGCGGCGGTGGGCAGAGTTTCTATCGCGGACAACAGGGTATCGATGCGGAGCGTATGGCCGAGATCAAGGCGCTGTACGGTTTCGACAAACCCGCGCCCGAGCGTTTCTGGATCATGCTCAAGGGCTTTGCGACCTTCGACCTGGGCACCAGCTTCTTCCACCAGAAATCGGTGTGGGAGCTGATCAAGGAAAAGATGCCGGTGTCGATCTCGCTGGGCTTGTGGACGCTGGTCATCACCTATCTGGTGTCGGTTCCGGTGGGCATCGCCAAGGCGGTGCGTGAAGGCTCGCGCTTCGATACCGCGACCAGCTTCCTGATCCTGAGCGGTTACGCCATCCCCAGCTTTGTGCTGGGCGTGGTGCTGCTGGTGCTGTTCGGCGGCGGCAGCTTCCTGCAATGGTTCCCGCTGCGCGGGCTGACTTCGGATAACTGGGAGCAGCTCTCGCTGGTCGGCAAGGTGACCGATTACCTGTGGCACATCACCCTGCCGGTGTTCGCCGAAGTGGTCGGCGCTTTTGCTGTCATCACCATGCTCACCAAGAACACCTTCATCGAGGAGATCCGCAAGCAATATGTGCTCACCGCGCGCGCCAAGGGATTGCCGGAGCGCGCCGTGCTGTACCGGCACATCTTCCGCAACGCCTTGCTGCCGCTGCTGACGGGTTTTCCCGCCGCCTTCATCGGCGCATTCTTCACCGGCAGCCTGCTGATCGAGACGCTGTTCTCGCTCGACGGTCTGGGGTTGCTGTCGTACAACGCCATCATGCAGCGCGACTATCCGGTGGTGATGGGGATGCTGTTCATCTTCACCCTGGCCGGTCTGTTCGCCAAGCTGGTATCCGACGTCAGCTACGTGCTCGCCGATCCGCGCGTGAAGTTCGAGGGAGTGGGGCAGTGA
- a CDS encoding extracellular solute-binding protein: protein MRRLLLLGLTCCFSQAALGAHAIALHGQPRYPADFRHFDYADPQAPQGGELFTSSMGNFEKLNPYTLKGRAADGLQDLVFETLAVPSWDEPDTMYGLLAEDIALAPDELSMTFRLDRKARFSNGDPVTAADVKYSFDQLVSKQAAPLYRQYWSDVKQMVVVDDHTVRAEFRRKNHELRIIVCQLPVFSRKWGGGKSFDKITLDAPIASGPYVVESFDLGKRITYRRNHDYWANEHPARKGMFNFERITYRYYRDTLARMEGLKAGEIDLIQENSSKNWARNHQGKHWDDGDLIKALFPHRNGAGWQGFAMNTRHPLFQDRRVRQALGLAMDFEWMNRQLFFNLYTRSPSYFTNTEMAATGKPDAKELAVLRELQARFGDKVPAEVFDEIPPPPTTLPPHSLRDNLRKARELLAQAGWTYRDGALRNAQGEPFQFEMMLEDRMQERASAPYARNLEKLGIEMNYRIYDPALYQRKAENFDYDMVWALMPGSQSPGNELFDYFGSASRDQAGSNNAMGVADPVIDALLARIVQSEHRDELVTLVRVLDRLLRLGYYIVPHFYSNAHRVSYRSTLAYPKVLPKFYRIEDWSVATWWKKPAGEGSRR, encoded by the coding sequence TTGCGTCGCCTCCTGCTGCTCGGTCTGACCTGCTGTTTCTCACAGGCAGCGTTGGGGGCGCACGCCATTGCCCTGCACGGGCAGCCCAGATACCCGGCCGATTTCCGCCATTTCGACTATGCCGATCCGCAGGCCCCGCAAGGCGGAGAGTTGTTCACTTCGAGCATGGGCAATTTCGAGAAGCTCAATCCCTATACCCTGAAGGGGCGTGCCGCAGACGGTCTGCAGGACCTGGTGTTCGAGACCCTGGCGGTGCCTTCATGGGACGAGCCCGACACCATGTACGGCCTGCTTGCCGAGGACATCGCGCTGGCTCCGGACGAGCTGTCAATGACCTTTCGCCTGGACCGCAAGGCGCGCTTTTCCAACGGCGACCCCGTGACGGCCGCGGATGTGAAATATTCCTTCGACCAGCTGGTGAGCAAGCAGGCCGCGCCGCTGTATCGCCAGTACTGGTCCGATGTGAAGCAGATGGTGGTGGTCGACGATCACACCGTGCGCGCCGAGTTCAGGCGCAAGAACCATGAGCTGCGCATCATCGTCTGCCAGTTGCCGGTGTTCTCGCGCAAGTGGGGCGGCGGCAAGTCCTTCGACAAGATCACGCTGGACGCGCCCATCGCATCCGGCCCGTACGTGGTGGAGTCCTTCGATCTCGGCAAACGTATCACCTATCGGCGCAACCACGACTACTGGGCGAATGAACACCCGGCGCGCAAGGGCATGTTCAACTTCGAGCGCATCACCTACCGCTATTACCGGGACACGCTGGCGCGCATGGAGGGCCTGAAGGCCGGTGAGATCGATCTGATCCAGGAGAACTCGTCCAAGAACTGGGCGCGCAACCATCAGGGCAAGCACTGGGATGACGGCGATTTGATCAAGGCGCTGTTCCCTCACCGGAACGGGGCCGGGTGGCAGGGCTTCGCGATGAATACGCGCCATCCACTGTTTCAGGATCGGCGCGTGCGACAGGCGCTGGGGCTGGCGATGGATTTCGAGTGGATGAACCGCCAGCTGTTCTTCAACCTGTATACCCGCAGCCCCAGCTATTTCACCAACACCGAGATGGCGGCTACCGGCAAGCCCGATGCGAAGGAATTGGCCGTGCTGCGCGAGCTGCAGGCGCGCTTCGGCGACAAGGTGCCGGCTGAGGTGTTCGACGAGATCCCTCCGCCGCCTACCACGCTGCCGCCGCATTCGCTGCGCGACAACCTGCGCAAGGCGCGCGAGCTGCTGGCCCAGGCCGGCTGGACCTACCGCGACGGCGCGTTGCGCAATGCGCAGGGTGAGCCCTTCCAGTTCGAGATGATGCTGGAGGACCGCATGCAGGAGCGTGCATCGGCACCCTATGCGCGCAACCTGGAAAAGCTGGGCATCGAGATGAACTACCGCATTTACGACCCCGCGCTATACCAGCGCAAGGCCGAGAACTTCGATTACGACATGGTATGGGCGCTGATGCCCGGCTCGCAGAGCCCCGGAAACGAGCTGTTCGATTACTTTGGCTCCGCCAGTCGCGACCAAGCGGGCTCGAACAACGCCATGGGTGTGGCCGATCCGGTCATCGATGCGCTGCTGGCGCGCATCGTCCAGTCCGAGCACCGCGACGAGTTGGTGACGCTGGTGCGCGTACTCGACCGCCTGCTGCGCTTGGGCTATTACATCGTGCCTCATTTCTACAGCAACGCGCACCGTGTCTCCTATCGCAGCACCTTGGCGTATCCCAAAGTGCTGCCCAAGTTCTACCGCATCGAGGACTGGTCGGTGGCGACCTGGTGGAAGAAGCCTGCGGGAGAGGGGAGCCGCCGATGA
- a CDS encoding YgfZ/GcvT domain-containing protein: MNLTWQQFLQQQGAVLDGGVVQHFGDLPSELFAAQNNTVLCDLSQFGVLRVSGEEAQSFLQNLLSNDIREVASNRAQLSSLNDPKGRMLATMLIWRDDSGYLLQLPRPLCETIRKKLSMYVLRAKVKIADASDEIVALGLSGPAAQELLSRLFGELPQTPNSLTATGEACVIRLGDTRFQIATAAQYAPTIWQTLAQHAHPAGSACWDWLNIRAGVPVILPPTQEQFVPQMANFEVIGGVNFKKGCYPGQEIVARMQYLGKLKRRMYLAHIDGGAVPQPGDALFSGDMEGQSSGMVANAATAPGGGYDVLAVVQIASHDAHQVHLGSPAGARLQFQPPPYPLP; the protein is encoded by the coding sequence ATGAATCTCACCTGGCAACAATTCCTGCAGCAGCAAGGCGCCGTACTGGATGGCGGCGTCGTGCAGCACTTCGGCGACCTTCCGTCCGAGCTGTTCGCCGCGCAGAACAACACCGTGCTATGCGACCTGTCGCAGTTCGGCGTCCTGCGCGTTTCCGGCGAGGAGGCGCAGTCCTTCCTGCAGAACCTGCTGAGCAACGACATCCGCGAGGTCGCCTCCAACCGCGCGCAGCTGAGCAGCCTGAACGATCCCAAGGGCCGCATGCTCGCGACCATGCTGATCTGGCGCGACGACAGCGGCTACCTGCTGCAACTGCCGCGCCCGCTGTGCGAGACTATTCGCAAGAAACTTTCCATGTACGTGCTGCGCGCCAAGGTGAAGATCGCCGACGCGAGCGACGAGATCGTTGCGCTGGGGCTGTCCGGTCCGGCGGCGCAGGAACTGCTGTCCAGGCTGTTCGGCGAACTGCCGCAGACGCCCAACAGCCTCACCGCCACCGGCGAGGCCTGCGTGATCAGGCTGGGCGACACCCGATTCCAGATCGCCACCGCCGCGCAATACGCACCCACCATCTGGCAGACTCTCGCACAGCACGCGCACCCCGCCGGCAGCGCCTGCTGGGACTGGCTCAACATCCGCGCCGGGGTCCCCGTTATCCTTCCCCCCACGCAGGAACAGTTCGTGCCGCAGATGGCGAACTTCGAGGTCATCGGCGGAGTGAATTTCAAGAAAGGCTGCTACCCCGGACAGGAGATCGTGGCGCGCATGCAATATCTCGGCAAGCTGAAGCGCCGCATGTACCTCGCGCACATCGACGGCGGCGCCGTGCCGCAGCCGGGCGATGCCCTGTTCAGCGGGGACATGGAAGGCCAGTCCAGCGGCATGGTCGCCAACGCCGCAACCGCGCCAGGCGGAGGCTACGACGTATTGGCCGTGGTGCAGATCGCCAGCCATGATGCGCACCAGGTGCATCTCGGCTCCCCCGCAGGCGCACGCCTGCAATTCCAGCCGCCGCCCTACCCGCTGCCATGA
- a CDS encoding energy-coupling factor ABC transporter permease — translation MNLPAQLFPSDWLWLGNLIFVALLGRAIWFAPWRDLLSNAARTNALVALTMGAFVLWQLNAGFRPGFNHHILGATLFVLMFGWQIAIAAISLIMFATWIRMGITPISLGINGLIMIVIPVLFSEWVLRLSRKRFPKNLFLYVLGNGFLCGGLAIMLTVAAATLLMVALTPHTWQSIQHNYLIATPIIMLTEAFTTGMMITAFTVFQPQAVLNFSDEEYINGK, via the coding sequence ATGAACCTGCCAGCCCAGCTATTTCCAAGCGATTGGCTGTGGCTCGGCAACCTGATATTCGTTGCATTGCTCGGACGCGCCATCTGGTTCGCGCCATGGCGCGACCTGCTGTCCAACGCGGCTCGCACCAATGCGCTGGTCGCGCTGACCATGGGAGCGTTCGTCCTGTGGCAACTCAACGCGGGCTTCCGCCCCGGCTTCAATCATCACATCCTCGGCGCGACGCTGTTCGTGCTGATGTTCGGTTGGCAGATCGCCATCGCGGCCATCTCGCTGATAATGTTCGCCACCTGGATACGCATGGGCATCACGCCGATTTCGCTCGGCATCAACGGCCTGATAATGATCGTCATCCCGGTATTGTTCAGCGAATGGGTGCTGCGCCTGAGCCGGAAGCGTTTCCCGAAGAACCTGTTCCTGTATGTGCTGGGCAACGGCTTCCTGTGCGGCGGCCTTGCCATCATGCTCACCGTGGCAGCCGCCACCCTGCTGATGGTCGCGCTGACTCCTCACACTTGGCAATCGATCCAGCACAATTACCTGATCGCCACGCCCATCATCATGCTGACCGAAGCCTTCACCACAGGCATGATGATCACCGCCTTCACTGTGTTCCAGCCTCAGGCGGTGCTGAATTTCAGCGACGAGGAATACATCAACGGCAAATAG